Proteins found in one Ptychodera flava strain L36383 chromosome 3, AS_Pfla_20210202, whole genome shotgun sequence genomic segment:
- the LOC139129917 gene encoding acetylcholinesterase-like, whose translation MHFHIIIVLAFARCVAADSPVVEVTSGQVAGTTVEFTHPDVAIQRTVDIFKGIPYAEPPVGELRFQPPHSKSPWEGVYDATEFRPICIQPEDAVSPGFNPQSEDCLLLNVFAPQSQSESLPVMVWIHGGSFITGSGSSYDCLALSAIGEVVIVTINYRLGALGFLLTGDEHATGNYGLLDQIAALQWVQNNIAAFGGDANRVTIFGESAGSMSVDLLLFSPLAEGLFQRAIMQSGTSSWPGYPLTDTALQNKAAHGLGKVVGCQKDTSEELVQCLRTVPAKEFSKIIIPFTNLIPGAAGEGLAEGPFAPFVDGNVLPEDPKAVIAEGRFSGTGIDILMGANADEGTFVIALALPYTINQTEPAVSKSQFEEFLPAFLFGPAKRSLAAHDAVKLMYVDWATVDSDDANYAEALSQMTGDEILVCSTDLSARAYSEAGSRVYRYFMTHVPASSVWPISWMGAAHFEDIQFVLVITS comes from the exons ATGCATTTCCATATCATTATTGTCCTTGCATTTGCACGCTGCGTTGCCGCTGATTCCCCCGTGGTTGAGGTCACCTCAGGACAGGTAGCCGGCACAACCGTTGAATTCACCCACCCTGACGTCGCCATTCAACGTACGGTCGACATCTTCAAAGGAATACCATATGCCGAGCCACCGGTAGGCGAGCTCAGATTCCAACCGCCACATAGTAAAAGTCCCTGGGAAGGCGTTTACGATGCCACGGAGTTTCGCCCAATATGCATTCAGCCGGAGGACGCAGTTTCCCCTGGATTCAACCCGCAGAGCGAGGACTGCttattgttgaatgttttcGCACCACAATCACAG TCCGAATCTCTGCCTGTGATGGTGTGGATTCATGGTGGTAGCTTTATCACAGGGTCAGGCTCATCATACGACTGTTTGGCTCTGTCTGCAATAGGAGAAGTCGTGATTGTAACAATAAATTACAGGCTCGGTGCGCTTGGATTCCTTCTGACAG GGGACGAGCACGCCACTGGTAACTACGGACTTCTCGACCAGATCGCAGCATTGCAATGGGTACAGAACAACATAGCAG CATTTGGAGGAGATGCTAACAGGGTGACAATATTTGGTGAAAGTGCTGGGTCCATGTCCGTCGACCTCTTGTTGTTTTCGCCACTGGCGGAGGGACTCTTTCAAAGAGCAATTATGCAG AGTGGAACTTCATCATGGCCAGGCTACCCTCTTACGGATACAGCATTACAAAACAAGGCAGCCCATGGTCTCGGCAAAGTGGTTGGATGCCAGAAGGATACATCTGAAGAACTGGTTCAATGTCTCCGTACGGTGCCAGCCAAGGAGTTCAGCAAAATTATTATTCCCTTCACG AACTTAATACCAGGTGCAGCCGGAGAAGGGCTGGCGGAGGGTCCATTTGCTCCCTTTGTCGACGGCAATGTCTTGCCGGAAGATCCCAAAGCCGTCATTGCTGAAGGGCGCTTTTCTGGAACTGGTATCGACATACTGATGGGTGCAAATGCTGACGAGGGTACATTTGTAATAGCGTTAGCGCTACCTTACACGATAAACCAGACTGAACCTGCAGTGAGCAAATCTCAGTTCGAGGAATTCTTACCAGCTTTCCTCTTTGGCCCCGCGAAAAGGAGCCTTGCTGCTCACGACGCCGTCAAGCTAATGTACGTGGACTGGGCGACAGTGGACTCTGACGACGCTAACTACGCCGAAGCGTTGTCTCAGATGACCGGCGATGAGATACTTGTTTGCTCGACGGATTTGTCAGCCCGGGCGTACAGCGAGGCAGGTAGTAGGGTCTATCGGTATTTCATGACCCATGTACCGGCTTCATCAGTCTGGCCTATATCTTGGATGGGTGCAGCACATTTCGAAGATATCCAGTTTGTGTTGGTTATCACTTCTTAA